The Ensifer canadensis genome has a segment encoding these proteins:
- a CDS encoding DUF2934 domain-containing protein, protein MKYGDQAMNDRDEIIRRRAYAIWENEGRPEGQERRHWEQAAREIGPDEVPMPRETNRNQTLPSDPTQDEARDTGDDRKPSL, encoded by the coding sequence ATGAAATACGGAGATCAGGCCATGAACGACAGGGACGAAATAATACGGCGCCGAGCCTATGCGATATGGGAGAATGAAGGACGCCCCGAGGGACAGGAGAGACGTCATTGGGAACAGGCAGCCCGAGAGATAGGCCCCGACGAGGTGCCTATGCCGAGAGAGACGAACCGGAATCAAACCTTGCCATCCGACCCCACCCAAGATGAAGCGCGCGATACAGGTGATGATCGCAAACCATCTTTGTAA
- a CDS encoding sigma-70 family RNA polymerase sigma factor, with product MSTVPSGQHQVTIQDQVVDLIPALRAFARTFVSASHEGDDLVQETLFRALRSIDRFEEGTNLKSWLFTIMHNVFRTQYKVRKREAPGVVDCAEMPIPIAAPQDWHVLNKDLRKALQSLSPEHRDVIILVAGYGLSYKEAADICDCAIGTIKSRLNRARDELAHEMQGNPLH from the coding sequence ATGTCCACGGTACCCTCCGGCCAACATCAGGTTACAATCCAAGATCAGGTCGTCGATCTTATCCCGGCTCTACGCGCTTTTGCGCGCACATTTGTTTCTGCCAGCCACGAGGGCGATGATCTTGTACAGGAAACTCTGTTTCGTGCGTTGCGCAGCATTGATCGCTTCGAGGAGGGAACTAATCTGAAATCATGGCTCTTCACGATCATGCACAATGTTTTCCGTACGCAATATAAGGTGCGTAAACGCGAGGCCCCTGGGGTGGTCGATTGTGCGGAGATGCCCATCCCCATAGCAGCGCCGCAGGACTGGCACGTGCTGAACAAGGATCTTCGCAAAGCGCTCCAGTCCCTGTCCCCTGAACACCGAGATGTCATAATACTCGTGGCTGGCTATGGTTTAAGTTATAAGGAAGCGGCGGATATTTGTGATTGTGCCATCGGAACAATCAAGAGCCGCCTCAACAGGGCCCGCGATGAGCTAGCCCACGAGATGCAAGGCAACCCGCTGCATTGA
- a CDS encoding peroxiredoxin-like family protein has translation MPMSSVDGPLQPGDRAPNVVLDAISGDGKIALEDFRGRNPLLIGLFRGLHCPFCRRHVAAMAQLNPALREKGVQTLAVVNTPVERARLYFRYHPIPEVLAASDPVRASHHAFGLREVGMDTVMAIRIDLPGELPEPMDVMAMDEFINKSEGYEITAADQQMMTSDQGQLVGQFLIDREGIIRWSFTEVLKGGLQTFSAPNPEELMSAASQVAH, from the coding sequence ATGCCCATGAGCAGCGTCGACGGCCCGCTGCAGCCGGGTGACCGGGCGCCGAATGTTGTGCTCGATGCGATCTCGGGCGACGGCAAGATCGCGCTCGAAGATTTTCGAGGCCGTAATCCATTATTGATTGGTTTGTTTCGAGGCTTGCACTGTCCGTTCTGCCGGCGCCATGTCGCAGCGATGGCACAACTTAACCCGGCCCTGCGTGAAAAGGGCGTTCAAACTCTAGCGGTCGTAAACACCCCGGTCGAACGCGCCCGACTCTATTTCCGTTACCATCCGATTCCCGAAGTTCTTGCAGCGTCCGACCCGGTGCGGGCTTCGCACCATGCTTTCGGCTTGCGTGAAGTCGGAATGGACACGGTCATGGCGATACGGATCGACCTCCCGGGCGAGTTGCCTGAGCCAATGGACGTGATGGCAATGGACGAGTTTATCAATAAGAGCGAAGGATATGAAATTACCGCAGCCGATCAGCAGATGATGACTTCCGACCAGGGGCAACTTGTCGGTCAGTTCCTGATTGATCGGGAGGGCATCATACGCTGGAGCTTCACTGAAGTTCTGAAGGGTGGCCTCCAAACATTCAGCGCGCCCAATCCCGAGGAATTGATGTCGGCAGCTTCCCAGGTGGCCCATTAG
- a CDS encoding PTS sugar transporter subunit IIA: MTTLHEPMKLLVVLREPVLFDPYNPLTAVDIVVMMIWPAFRQQGFLPSLARHSRIFANNKLLERLRSARNEADVIAALAGHKRGTPAMRSGVARDLIS; the protein is encoded by the coding sequence ATGACAACGCTACATGAGCCCATGAAGCTTCTGGTGGTGCTTCGCGAGCCTGTGCTTTTCGACCCATATAACCCACTCACAGCAGTCGATATCGTTGTGATGATGATCTGGCCCGCATTCCGTCAGCAGGGCTTCCTTCCCTCACTCGCACGCCATTCGAGAATCTTCGCCAATAATAAGCTTTTGGAGCGTCTCCGCTCCGCGCGGAATGAGGCGGATGTCATCGCTGCACTCGCCGGTCACAAGCGGGGCACTCCCGCCATGCGCTCCGGCGTCGCGAGAGACCTGATAAGTTAA
- a CDS encoding endonuclease/exonuclease/phosphatase family protein, with protein MEFSVLTYNVHSCIGTDRRLDIKRVAEVIAACDPDVIALQELDVGRARTQTIDQAEAIAEHLRMKSHFHPALHLEEEQYGDAIMTAHPSELVRAGPLPSIGEPRGALWVEVRFGDFRLNVLNTHFGLRRRERLAQTMELLGPDWLGNQRCRDNPTVFVGDLNALPGSRELQRLKKVLVDQTGSRRSLATFPSLYPLLRLDHVMHSGALELLSLEVITAPPARRASDHLPILARFNLNS; from the coding sequence ATGGAGTTTTCTGTTCTGACATATAACGTTCACAGTTGCATCGGCACGGATCGCCGACTGGACATCAAGCGCGTCGCAGAGGTGATTGCCGCTTGCGATCCTGACGTGATTGCCCTCCAGGAGCTGGATGTGGGCCGCGCGCGTACGCAGACCATCGATCAGGCAGAAGCTATAGCCGAACATCTTCGGATGAAATCGCACTTCCATCCGGCCCTACATTTGGAAGAAGAGCAATATGGAGATGCCATAATGACAGCACACCCCTCGGAGCTGGTGCGTGCAGGGCCCTTGCCGTCGATTGGTGAACCTCGCGGCGCATTGTGGGTGGAGGTCCGTTTTGGCGATTTCCGACTGAACGTTTTAAATACCCATTTCGGCCTCAGACGGAGGGAACGTCTCGCACAGACTATGGAATTGCTGGGACCTGACTGGCTGGGTAATCAGCGTTGTCGCGACAACCCGACGGTCTTTGTTGGCGATCTGAATGCGCTCCCCGGTTCGCGCGAATTGCAACGCCTCAAAAAGGTCCTCGTTGACCAGACCGGGTCGCGTCGTTCGTTGGCAACTTTCCCGTCGCTCTATCCTCTGTTGCGGCTCGATCATGTCATGCACTCGGGCGCACTTGAGCTCCTATCGCTTGAGGTGATCACTGCGCCTCCAGCAAGACGCGCGTCTGACCATCTCCCGATCCTTGCACGCTTCAACTTGAACTCTTGA
- a CDS encoding response regulator produces the protein MTTELTGYRILVAEDDYLQADEISRIIRRTGAIVVGPFPSVNSCLEQIATSQISGAVVDINMGKGPCFEIARWLKERAVPFFFLTGYDHQIIPSEFSTMLRLQKPVAEDELVSTLHLMLQISA, from the coding sequence ATGACGACGGAACTGACCGGATATCGCATCCTTGTAGCCGAGGACGACTATCTTCAGGCAGATGAAATTTCCCGCATCATCAGACGAACCGGCGCGATAGTGGTTGGCCCTTTTCCTTCCGTCAATTCTTGCCTGGAACAAATCGCCACCAGTCAGATTTCGGGGGCCGTAGTTGACATCAACATGGGCAAAGGCCCCTGTTTCGAAATTGCGAGGTGGCTCAAGGAGCGAGCAGTCCCGTTCTTTTTCCTGACAGGTTATGATCACCAGATCATACCATCCGAATTTTCCACGATGTTACGGCTTCAAAAGCCTGTCGCGGAAGACGAGCTTGTATCAACATTGCACTTGATGCTCCAGATTTCAGCGTAG
- a CDS encoding BON domain-containing protein: MRQESPLGPFQGRGPKAYPRSDCSIEEVVKDRLTLAGTLDATEIEVSVYSGEVVLSGTVNSKSARRQAEEIAEGVRSVSHVRNNLRVDLKQGHLNET; the protein is encoded by the coding sequence GTGAGACAGGAATCACCGCTTGGCCCATTTCAGGGAAGGGGGCCCAAAGCCTACCCGCGAAGTGACTGCAGCATCGAAGAGGTTGTCAAGGATCGGCTGACCCTCGCTGGAACCCTCGATGCAACGGAAATCGAAGTCAGCGTTTACTCAGGCGAAGTCGTGCTTTCCGGTACCGTCAACAGCAAGTCGGCACGGCGTCAAGCGGAAGAAATCGCGGAGGGCGTGCGCAGCGTCAGCCATGTACGGAACAATTTGCGAGTGGACCTTAAACAGGGCCACTTAAACGAGACATGA
- a CDS encoding DUF982 domain-containing protein translates to MSPHPGAWNESIVIRLPDADRVEVVGNARQAKEILLQRWPPAAATGPAYTSALTACEEVLSGHAPAYLSRIAFFKAAREADLAGDK, encoded by the coding sequence ATGTCACCGCACCCAGGAGCATGGAATGAATCAATCGTGATCAGGTTGCCCGATGCCGACCGTGTAGAGGTTGTCGGCAACGCTCGTCAGGCAAAGGAAATCCTTTTGCAGCGCTGGCCGCCGGCTGCGGCAACAGGCCCTGCGTACACCTCAGCGCTAACCGCATGCGAAGAGGTCCTTTCGGGTCATGCTCCTGCTTATCTCTCGCGAATCGCATTTTTCAAGGCTGCGCGGGAGGCGGATCTGGCCGGTGACAAATAA
- the otsB gene encoding trehalose-phosphatase: MTTDDSKPFARKTPALDAALRDLVENPLAWALFLDIDGTLLDLAPTPDAIHVPAELPENLHHLSTRMDGALAIVTGRALLYADEIFQPFEFPIAGLHGGEMRGTDGHLLLVEAPTAFAILKGNLLAEAQNMPDVLVEDKGAAVALHYRLAPSFEQEVEALMRRYAKKAGPDWTLQMGKKVCELRPAGASKADALERFMANPPFRGRRPLAIGDDLTDETMFATANAMGGYSIRIGRRSAVSCARGTIQSPQDLRDYLAFAIENS, translated from the coding sequence ATGACCACCGACGACAGCAAGCCGTTCGCACGCAAGACACCTGCACTGGATGCCGCTCTGCGCGACCTGGTTGAAAACCCGCTTGCTTGGGCGCTCTTTTTGGACATCGACGGGACATTGCTCGATTTGGCACCAACGCCCGATGCAATTCACGTTCCCGCGGAGCTTCCCGAGAACCTGCACCATCTCTCTACCCGAATGGATGGCGCGCTTGCGATTGTGACGGGACGCGCGCTCCTGTATGCGGATGAGATTTTTCAACCTTTTGAGTTCCCCATCGCCGGATTACATGGCGGTGAAATGCGCGGTACTGATGGTCATCTCCTCCTTGTAGAGGCGCCGACAGCTTTCGCCATACTGAAGGGGAACCTACTGGCTGAAGCGCAAAACATGCCGGATGTCCTTGTCGAGGACAAGGGTGCCGCGGTCGCCCTCCATTATAGGCTTGCGCCGAGTTTTGAGCAGGAAGTCGAAGCGTTAATGAGGCGCTATGCTAAGAAAGCAGGGCCAGACTGGACCTTGCAAATGGGAAAAAAGGTGTGCGAACTACGCCCTGCTGGGGCTTCCAAGGCCGATGCTCTTGAGCGCTTCATGGCCAATCCTCCATTTCGTGGCAGGCGGCCACTTGCAATCGGTGACGACCTCACGGATGAAACGATGTTTGCGACAGCTAACGCGATGGGTGGTTACTCGATCCGAATCGGGCGCCGATCAGCTGTTTCATGCGCACGCGGTACGATCCAGTCGCCGCAAGATCTGCGCGATTATTTAGCTTTTGCCATAGAGAATAGCTGA
- the otsA gene encoding alpha,alpha-trehalose-phosphate synthase (UDP-forming): MNRLIVVSNRVTLAQPSSAGGLAIALSAALAQRGGLWMGWSGQQTDDKSPAPLAISTVGKITYALTDLTQKDLEEYYQGFANRVLWPICHYRLDLAEYERKEMSGYFRVNRFFAERLASLVQEGDLVWVHDYHLIPLAAELRRAGLRNRLGFFLHIPWPPPDVFFAMPVHAEILKSLCSYDVVGFQTKYDVENFLGCLHRSGLARHVGGIITTTEGKSLRVGAYPIGIDTARFSTLAAQSATSRPLRKAAESLRGRDLIVGADRLDYSKGITQRIDAFERFIRSEKHMQGKVTYLQITPKSRSEVPEYEAMQRVVAEQAGRVNGELGTLDWVPIRYINRSVPHNLLSGLYRLSKVGLVTPLRDGMNLVAKEYVAAQSEDDPGVLVLSAFAGAARELDGAIKVNPYDVEGIAQALSTALTMSLEERRERWRSMYDHLLEHDVQHWCEWFLDDLEVPPLQ; this comes from the coding sequence ATGAACCGTCTTATCGTCGTTTCCAACCGCGTTACTCTCGCTCAACCATCATCAGCTGGCGGACTCGCTATCGCATTGAGCGCAGCCTTGGCGCAGCGGGGAGGTCTCTGGATGGGTTGGTCAGGTCAGCAAACGGACGACAAGTCCCCCGCACCGTTGGCAATCAGCACCGTGGGAAAAATCACCTACGCATTGACTGATCTTACTCAGAAAGACCTGGAAGAATATTATCAAGGCTTTGCCAATCGAGTGCTTTGGCCGATCTGCCATTATCGACTCGACCTCGCGGAGTATGAGCGCAAAGAGATGAGCGGCTATTTCCGCGTCAACCGATTTTTCGCCGAGCGTCTAGCCTCCCTGGTACAGGAAGGGGATCTTGTATGGGTCCATGATTACCATCTTATTCCTCTCGCAGCGGAGTTGCGAAGGGCCGGGCTTCGCAACCGTCTCGGTTTTTTCCTTCATATTCCCTGGCCGCCTCCCGACGTCTTTTTCGCCATGCCTGTTCACGCAGAAATCCTGAAAAGCCTCTGCTCCTACGATGTGGTCGGTTTTCAGACAAAGTACGACGTGGAGAATTTTTTGGGTTGTTTGCATAGGAGTGGCCTCGCCAGACACGTAGGCGGGATAATCACCACGACGGAAGGCAAATCACTCAGGGTAGGGGCGTATCCCATCGGAATTGACACAGCTCGCTTCAGCACGCTTGCTGCACAATCCGCGACCAGCCGGCCCCTGCGCAAAGCAGCCGAGAGCCTCAGGGGCAGAGATCTTATCGTCGGCGCCGACCGTCTTGACTATTCAAAGGGTATAACGCAGCGGATCGATGCTTTTGAACGTTTCATTCGCTCTGAAAAGCACATGCAAGGAAAAGTCACCTACCTACAAATCACGCCCAAATCACGCTCCGAAGTCCCTGAATATGAAGCGATGCAGCGCGTGGTTGCCGAACAGGCTGGGCGGGTGAATGGTGAGCTAGGTACGCTCGACTGGGTTCCCATCAGGTACATCAATCGTTCCGTGCCGCATAATCTTTTGTCCGGACTTTATCGCTTGTCGAAAGTAGGCCTCGTTACGCCTTTGCGAGACGGCATGAACTTGGTGGCAAAGGAATATGTGGCCGCCCAAAGCGAGGACGATCCAGGAGTCTTGGTACTCTCTGCATTCGCCGGCGCGGCGAGGGAACTCGATGGCGCGATCAAGGTCAATCCCTACGACGTGGAGGGGATAGCCCAGGCTCTCTCGACAGCTTTGACGATGTCGCTTGAAGAGAGGCGGGAAAGATGGAGATCTATGTACGACCATCTGCTGGAACATGACGTCCAGCATTGGTGCGAATGGTTTTTGGACGACCTGGAGGTGCCGCCCTTGCAATAA
- the glgX gene encoding glycogen debranching protein GlgX, whose translation MDLTFSKLDFLKPELGAEYTGRGTHFALFSAHAEKVELCLFSSDGKEEFTRMPLPDREGDIWSGYVEGIGPGTIYGYRVHGPYDPRRGHRFNANKLLLDPYAKQIFGDIRWDDALYGYTIGHKDLDLSFDERDSAPYMAKAIVQDPEFDWSGEEAIRRPWNDTIIYEAHVRGLTMTHPGVPDDVRGTFEAIAHPAILEHLEKLGVSAIELLPVQHFVDDRHLLEKRLSNYWGYQPLGYFAPEPRYQSNGSIREFKAMVRAFHSAGIEVIMDVVFNHTGEGSERGPTLSFRGIDNLSYYLQSPEKMRHTYDTTGTGNALNVAHPMVLRMVLDSLRYWVTAMHVDGFRFDLASTLGREGYEFDQEGGFFDAIRQDPVLAGVKLIAEPWDIGEGGYQLGGFPHPFREWNDRFRDDVRRFWKQDNGMLPALSERLVGSPRQFDHSGRAATSSVNFITAHDGFTLCDVVSYREKHNDANGEGNQDGHSNNHSDNLGVEGETEDGNILAARNRRRRAMMATLLFSQGVPMVLGGDELSNTQGGNNNSYCQDNEIGWIDWSSMKPEFFEFCCAAINLRKSYPLLRHDRFPTGDLTDEHGTAVTWLRADGQNMNDSDWQDGERKTLGVLLTGTGTLAGTQILLVLNAGEPCDFALPKPAHSAWKCIFDSAGEGAVSPAPNAVETVAGQTAVVFLSEKIAADA comes from the coding sequence ATGGATCTTACATTCTCGAAGCTCGACTTTTTAAAGCCCGAGCTTGGGGCTGAGTACACCGGGCGCGGGACCCACTTTGCGCTGTTTTCCGCCCACGCCGAGAAGGTGGAGCTTTGCCTATTTTCGTCCGACGGCAAAGAAGAATTCACTCGCATGCCCCTTCCCGACCGCGAAGGGGACATCTGGTCGGGGTATGTGGAAGGCATCGGGCCGGGAACGATTTACGGCTATCGCGTTCATGGTCCTTATGATCCAAGGCGGGGCCATCGCTTCAACGCTAACAAACTTCTACTCGATCCCTATGCCAAACAGATATTCGGTGACATTCGGTGGGATGATGCATTGTACGGCTACACAATCGGCCACAAAGACCTTGATTTGTCTTTCGATGAGCGAGACAGCGCTCCCTATATGGCCAAGGCGATAGTCCAGGATCCGGAATTCGACTGGTCGGGAGAAGAGGCGATACGTCGCCCCTGGAATGACACCATCATCTACGAAGCCCACGTACGTGGATTAACGATGACACATCCCGGCGTGCCTGACGACGTCCGGGGCACGTTTGAAGCAATCGCGCATCCGGCCATACTTGAGCATCTGGAGAAACTGGGTGTTTCAGCAATCGAACTTCTGCCCGTTCAGCATTTTGTCGACGACAGGCATCTGCTTGAAAAGAGGCTGTCCAATTACTGGGGATATCAACCTCTTGGATACTTCGCGCCGGAGCCACGATATCAATCGAACGGGTCCATTCGGGAATTCAAGGCCATGGTCAGAGCCTTTCACTCCGCCGGTATCGAGGTGATTATGGACGTGGTCTTCAATCATACCGGGGAGGGCTCGGAGCGGGGCCCGACCCTGTCATTCCGTGGCATCGACAACCTGAGCTACTACTTGCAGTCGCCCGAAAAAATGCGCCATACGTACGACACCACAGGAACTGGAAATGCTCTCAATGTCGCTCATCCCATGGTCCTGCGCATGGTTCTCGACAGCCTGCGATACTGGGTTACCGCCATGCATGTGGATGGATTTCGGTTTGATTTAGCGAGCACTCTTGGAAGGGAGGGATACGAGTTCGACCAGGAGGGGGGATTCTTTGATGCAATACGACAAGACCCAGTTCTGGCGGGCGTCAAGCTCATAGCCGAGCCGTGGGATATCGGTGAGGGCGGGTATCAACTCGGGGGATTCCCGCACCCCTTCCGCGAGTGGAACGATCGCTTCAGGGATGATGTCCGACGATTCTGGAAACAAGACAACGGAATGCTGCCGGCCCTCTCCGAGCGGCTTGTTGGTTCGCCCAGGCAATTCGATCACTCGGGCAGAGCCGCAACATCCTCCGTCAACTTCATCACTGCCCATGACGGGTTTACGCTTTGTGACGTCGTGTCGTACCGCGAGAAGCACAATGATGCGAATGGCGAAGGCAATCAGGACGGACATTCCAATAACCACTCAGACAACCTTGGTGTTGAGGGGGAAACGGAAGACGGGAATATTCTAGCTGCACGCAATCGACGGCGGCGAGCAATGATGGCGACGCTCTTGTTTAGCCAAGGCGTGCCGATGGTGCTTGGCGGCGATGAGTTGAGCAACACTCAAGGCGGCAACAATAATAGCTATTGCCAAGACAATGAGATTGGATGGATAGACTGGAGCAGCATGAAACCCGAGTTTTTCGAATTTTGCTGCGCTGCAATTAATTTGAGAAAATCGTACCCGCTCCTGCGGCACGATCGTTTTCCTACGGGCGACCTCACTGACGAGCATGGAACTGCGGTCACGTGGCTTCGCGCCGACGGTCAGAACATGAACGATAGTGATTGGCAGGACGGTGAACGGAAAACTCTCGGTGTTTTGCTGACGGGTACGGGAACCTTAGCGGGCACTCAAATCCTGCTTGTCCTCAACGCAGGCGAACCCTGCGACTTCGCCCTTCCCAAGCCTGCTCATTCGGCATGGAAGTGTATATTTGACAGTGCAGGCGAAGGCGCAGTTAGTCCAGCACCAAACGCCGTCGAAACAGTAGCGGGTCAGACCGCCGTCGTCTTTCTGTCTGAGAAAATCGCTGCGGATGCGTGA
- a CDS encoding SDR family oxidoreductase, translated as MSHFCVALVTGAGSGIGKAVAERLARENVTVGVLGRSESELRETFNKIVADGGKAIVLMADISDEKQMRRAVQQLVDETGRLDIVVANAGINGVWAPIDDLQPSEWDQTIAVNLRGTYLTLHLTVPHLKGCGGGSIVVVSSINGTRTFTTPGATAYTATKAAQVAMVQQLALELGKHGIRINAVCPGAIATKIEDNTSLRGEKETVIPVNWPEGDVPITGGDPGRPDDVAEVVWFLASRGSRHVTGSPIWVDGGQGLLR; from the coding sequence ATGTCGCATTTTTGCGTAGCGCTTGTTACCGGCGCCGGCTCGGGTATCGGCAAAGCAGTCGCGGAGCGGCTTGCCCGCGAGAACGTCACCGTTGGTGTTCTGGGACGCAGCGAGAGTGAACTAAGGGAGACGTTCAACAAGATTGTAGCTGATGGCGGCAAGGCGATTGTGCTGATGGCCGATATATCAGATGAAAAACAGATGAGAAGAGCGGTTCAGCAACTGGTTGATGAAACCGGGCGCCTCGATATCGTTGTTGCCAATGCCGGCATAAACGGCGTTTGGGCCCCGATCGACGACCTGCAACCTTCCGAGTGGGATCAGACCATCGCCGTCAATCTGCGCGGCACCTATCTTACGCTGCATCTGACCGTGCCGCATCTCAAAGGATGCGGAGGCGGATCGATCGTTGTCGTCTCGTCGATCAACGGCACTCGTACCTTCACGACTCCGGGTGCTACGGCCTATACTGCAACCAAGGCTGCTCAGGTGGCGATGGTGCAGCAACTCGCCTTGGAATTGGGAAAGCACGGCATCAGGATAAATGCCGTATGCCCTGGTGCGATTGCAACCAAGATAGAAGACAACACCAGCCTGCGTGGTGAGAAGGAAACCGTAATTCCAGTGAACTGGCCGGAGGGCGATGTCCCGATAACCGGCGGAGACCCCGGAAGGCCTGACGATGTCGCCGAGGTGGTCTGGTTCTTAGCCTCCCGTGGTTCGCGGCACGTGACCGGAAGCCCCATCTGGGTAGATGGGGGCCAGGGTTTACTGCGCTGA
- a CDS encoding AI-2E family transporter codes for MTKHRFFFYLLLALVTVAFATIVAPFYSAILWAVVLAIMFHPLHSRVARTLGPRSNAAAAISLSICVCLVVVPGLAVIVSLFREGGKLYTRIQSGAIDLEPIARKIEDALPASVGRWFQGFEFKSFDELNASLSSGLMEGGSFFAERALSFGQGTFGFLVSASLMLYLLFFFFRDGRDLVGAIRRVVPLSEENTRQFSVKFTSVVRATVRGTLVIALVQAIIGGLAFRLLGLEPALLWSVVMFFVSLIPILGTSLIWIPAAIYLGLIGLWLKAVVLVAVGLLVIGLVDNLLRPRLVGKETRMPDYVVLLSTLGGLSVLGANGFVIGPLIAALFISAWDIFTEEAQAKTPKL; via the coding sequence ATGACCAAACACCGCTTCTTTTTCTATCTGCTTCTCGCCCTGGTGACGGTGGCTTTCGCTACCATTGTGGCTCCATTCTATTCGGCGATTCTTTGGGCAGTTGTGTTGGCGATCATGTTCCATCCCTTACACAGCCGCGTTGCCCGCACCCTCGGTCCACGCTCAAACGCGGCGGCAGCAATCAGCCTTAGTATCTGTGTCTGCCTGGTCGTCGTTCCCGGACTGGCTGTCATCGTTTCGCTGTTTAGGGAAGGTGGCAAACTCTACACTCGGATACAAAGCGGTGCGATCGATCTCGAACCCATTGCGCGCAAAATCGAGGATGCTCTTCCTGCATCCGTCGGCAGGTGGTTTCAAGGCTTTGAGTTTAAGAGCTTCGACGAGCTGAACGCGTCATTATCCTCGGGCCTGATGGAAGGTGGGAGTTTCTTCGCCGAAAGAGCCTTGAGCTTCGGGCAGGGGACTTTTGGGTTCCTGGTCTCGGCGAGCCTTATGCTCTATCTGTTGTTCTTCTTCTTCCGTGATGGTCGCGATCTGGTCGGAGCCATTCGCCGAGTCGTTCCGCTTAGCGAGGAGAATACGCGCCAGTTTTCTGTCAAGTTCACTTCAGTTGTGCGTGCAACGGTGCGTGGGACCCTCGTCATAGCGCTGGTTCAAGCCATCATCGGGGGATTGGCCTTCCGGCTGCTGGGCCTCGAACCAGCCTTGCTTTGGTCTGTCGTAATGTTCTTTGTCTCGTTAATCCCAATACTGGGCACCTCCCTTATATGGATACCGGCGGCCATCTACCTCGGTTTGATCGGACTCTGGTTGAAAGCCGTTGTGCTCGTCGCAGTCGGCCTCCTGGTAATCGGGCTGGTGGACAATCTGTTGCGTCCCCGGCTTGTCGGCAAGGAGACCAGAATGCCAGATTATGTAGTGCTGCTTTCAACGCTGGGGGGCCTATCCGTGCTTGGCGCCAATGGATTTGTTATCGGTCCTTTGATAGCCGCCCTTTTCATATCAGCATGGGATATCTTCACGGAGGAGGCGCAAGCAAAGACACCGAAGTTGTAG